One part of the Pannonibacter sp. XCT-53 genome encodes these proteins:
- a CDS encoding phosphoenolpyruvate carboxykinase, with the protein MTETGVRNPAFGLETIGLTGVSAIYWNQNEPALYEQALARGEACVAAGGPLVADTGQHTGRSPKDKFVVADANTESQVWWDNNARMSRAHFDVLLADFLEHAKGKDLFAQDLYGGADPAYRLPVRVYTQYAWHSLFIRNLLIRPQAGELATFQPKMTIIDLPSFRADPARHGCRSETVIACDLTRMIVLIGGTSYAGEMKKSVFTFLNYLLPPQGVMPMHCSANVGRDGDTAIFFGLSGTGKTTLSADPERTLIGDDEHGWGKGGVFNFEGGCYAKTIKLSKDAEPEIYSTTQRFGTVLENVVLDENRIPDFDDGRKTENTRAAYPIHFISNASDTGIAPQPKTIIMLTADAFGVMPPIARLTPAQAMYHFLSGYTAKVAGTEKGVTEPQATFSTCFGAPFIPRHPTEYGNLLRDLIAEHKVDCWLVNTGWTGGAYGTGSRMPIKATRTLLRAALDGSLKDATFRTDANFGFAVPEAVPGVDSAILNPRETWADAAAYDAQAKRLVQMFIDNFAKFEEAVDGAVRDAAPVVREAAE; encoded by the coding sequence ATGACAGAGACGGGCGTCAGAAATCCGGCCTTTGGCCTTGAAACCATCGGGCTGACGGGTGTGTCCGCAATCTACTGGAACCAGAACGAGCCCGCGCTCTACGAGCAGGCGCTGGCCCGCGGCGAGGCCTGCGTGGCCGCCGGCGGCCCGCTCGTGGCCGACACCGGGCAGCACACCGGCCGCTCGCCGAAGGACAAGTTCGTCGTCGCCGACGCCAACACCGAATCTCAGGTCTGGTGGGACAACAATGCCCGCATGAGCCGCGCGCATTTCGATGTCCTCCTCGCCGATTTCCTTGAGCACGCCAAGGGCAAGGATCTGTTCGCGCAGGATCTTTATGGCGGTGCCGACCCGGCCTACCGTCTGCCTGTCCGCGTCTACACCCAGTATGCCTGGCACTCGCTGTTCATCCGCAACCTGCTGATCCGTCCGCAGGCCGGCGAGCTGGCGACCTTCCAGCCGAAGATGACCATCATCGACCTGCCCAGCTTCCGTGCCGATCCGGCCCGGCATGGCTGCCGCAGCGAGACGGTGATTGCCTGTGACCTCACCCGCATGATCGTGCTGATCGGCGGCACGTCCTACGCCGGCGAGATGAAGAAGTCGGTCTTCACCTTCCTCAACTACCTGCTTCCGCCGCAGGGCGTCATGCCGATGCACTGCTCGGCCAATGTCGGGCGCGACGGCGACACCGCGATCTTCTTCGGCCTGTCGGGCACCGGAAAGACCACGCTGTCGGCCGATCCGGAGCGCACGCTGATCGGCGACGACGAGCACGGCTGGGGCAAGGGCGGCGTCTTCAACTTTGAAGGCGGCTGCTACGCCAAGACCATCAAGCTGTCGAAGGACGCGGAGCCGGAAATCTATTCCACGACGCAGCGCTTCGGCACCGTCCTGGAGAATGTCGTTCTCGACGAGAACCGCATTCCGGACTTCGACGACGGCCGCAAGACGGAGAACACCCGGGCGGCCTATCCGATCCACTTCATCTCCAACGCCTCGGACACCGGCATCGCGCCGCAGCCGAAGACGATCATCATGCTGACCGCCGATGCCTTCGGTGTCATGCCCCCGATCGCCCGGTTGACCCCGGCCCAGGCCATGTACCATTTCCTGTCCGGCTACACCGCGAAGGTCGCCGGCACGGAAAAGGGCGTGACCGAGCCGCAGGCCACCTTCTCCACCTGCTTTGGTGCCCCATTCATCCCGCGCCATCCGACCGAATACGGAAACCTGCTCCGCGACCTGATCGCCGAGCACAAGGTCGACTGCTGGCTGGTGAACACCGGCTGGACCGGCGGGGCCTATGGCACCGGCAGCCGCATGCCGATCAAGGCAACCCGCACGCTGCTGCGCGCCGCCCTCGACGGCTCGCTCAAGGATGCAACCTTCCGCACCGACGCCAACTTCGGCTTTGCCGTGCCGGAAGCGGTGCCGGGCGTCGACAGCGCCATCCTGAACCCGCGCGAGACCTGGGCCGATGCTGCGGCTTATGACGCGCAGGCCAAGCGGCTGGTGCAGATGTTCATCGACAACTTCGCCAAGTTCGAGGAAGCCGTTGACGGTGCGGTGCGCGATGCCGCCCCGGTGGTGCGCGAAGCGGCCGAGTAA
- a CDS encoding sensor histidine kinase encodes MTTEAETDDRDGAAPESSGERSSTPLRRLGSVRLRRRLRARAGAFLGTYVFSSLTKRIVVLNLAGLIALVSGILYLNQFRAGLIDARVQSLLTQGEIIAGAIAASATVDTGAISVDPEKLLELQAGETLAPDSLTSLDFPVNPERVGPVLRRLISPTKTRARIYDPDGLLILDSRHLYSGPQILRFDLPPPEGEEVGMLDRMWQSMKLWMRQGDLPLYQEAGGGDGRIYPEVEAALNGSPASVVRVSQRGELIVSVAVPIQRFRAVLGTLLLSTQGGDIDAIVSAERIAIMRVFLVAAGVMFIMSVLLAGTIAGPVRRLAAAAERVRKGSNSRHEIPDFSDRQDEIGHLARAFRDMTNALYNRMDAIERFAADVAHELKNPLTSLRSAVETLPLAKSDTSRARLMEVIQHDVRRLDRLITDISDASRLDAELSRGNAEVLDVANLLRGVADMSNQRAVETAPRVILTIADVKPEKPGEKAPDKPYEMMGYDSRLAQVINNLIDNARSFSPEGGTVRIGASRKGPRIIVTVDDDGPGIRAEKIERIFERFYTDRPDGEDFGNNSGLGLSISRQIIEAHKGTITAENRTEPDPQTGTRRVTGARFVLSLPAGRPA; translated from the coding sequence ATGACGACAGAGGCTGAGACCGACGACCGTGACGGTGCAGCGCCGGAGAGCTCCGGCGAGCGCAGCTCCACGCCGCTGCGCCGGCTCGGCAGTGTCCGGCTGCGCCGGCGGCTGAGGGCGCGGGCGGGGGCCTTCCTGGGCACCTACGTCTTCTCCTCGCTGACGAAGCGCATCGTGGTCCTCAACCTCGCCGGCCTGATCGCGCTGGTGTCGGGCATCCTCTACCTCAACCAGTTCCGCGCCGGCCTCATCGACGCCCGCGTGCAGAGCCTCCTCACCCAGGGCGAGATCATCGCCGGCGCGATCGCCGCCTCGGCCACGGTCGACACCGGTGCCATCAGTGTCGACCCGGAAAAGCTTCTCGAACTGCAGGCCGGCGAGACGCTGGCACCGGATTCGCTCACCTCGCTGGACTTTCCGGTCAATCCCGAGCGCGTCGGCCCGGTCCTGCGCCGCCTGATCTCGCCGACCAAGACGCGGGCCCGGATCTATGATCCCGACGGCCTGCTGATCCTCGATTCCCGCCATCTCTATTCCGGCCCGCAAATCCTGCGGTTCGACCTGCCGCCGCCCGAGGGGGAGGAGGTGGGCATGCTCGACCGCATGTGGCAGTCGATGAAGCTCTGGATGCGGCAGGGCGACCTGCCGCTCTATCAGGAGGCCGGTGGCGGCGACGGGCGGATCTATCCGGAAGTGGAAGCCGCCCTGAACGGATCGCCGGCCAGCGTCGTGCGCGTCTCGCAGCGCGGCGAGCTGATAGTGTCCGTGGCCGTGCCGATCCAGCGCTTCCGCGCGGTGCTCGGAACGTTGCTGCTCTCCACCCAGGGCGGTGACATCGACGCCATCGTCAGCGCCGAGCGGATCGCCATCATGCGCGTCTTCCTGGTCGCTGCCGGCGTGATGTTCATCATGTCGGTGCTGCTCGCCGGGACCATCGCCGGCCCGGTGCGACGGCTTGCCGCCGCCGCCGAACGGGTGCGCAAGGGCTCCAACTCGCGCCACGAGATCCCCGATTTCTCCGACCGGCAGGACGAGATCGGCCATCTGGCGCGGGCCTTCCGCGACATGACGAACGCCCTCTACAACCGGATGGACGCGATCGAGCGTTTTGCCGCCGACGTGGCGCACGAGCTGAAGAACCCGCTGACCTCGCTGCGCAGCGCCGTCGAGACGCTGCCGCTCGCCAAGTCGGACACCTCGCGCGCCCGGCTGATGGAGGTGATCCAGCACGACGTGCGCCGGCTCGACCGCCTGATCACCGACATTTCCGACGCCTCCCGCCTGGATGCGGAGCTGTCGCGCGGCAATGCGGAGGTGCTCGACGTGGCGAACCTGTTGCGCGGCGTTGCCGACATGAGCAACCAGCGCGCCGTCGAGACGGCACCGCGCGTCATCCTCACCATCGCCGACGTGAAGCCCGAGAAGCCGGGCGAGAAGGCCCCGGACAAGCCCTACGAGATGATGGGCTACGACAGCCGCCTCGCCCAGGTGATCAACAACCTCATCGACAATGCCCGCTCCTTCTCGCCGGAGGGCGGCACCGTGCGCATCGGCGCAAGCCGCAAGGGCCCGCGCATCATCGTCACGGTGGATGACGACGGCCCCGGCATCCGGGCCGAGAAGATCGAGCGGATCTTCGAGCGCTTCTACACGGACCGTCCTGACGGTGAGGATTTCGGCAACAATTCCGGTCTCGGCCTGTCCATTTCGCGCCAGATCATCGAGGCGCACAAGGGCACCATCACGGCCGAGAACCGCACCGAACCCGATCCGCAGACCGGCACGCGCCGGGTGACCGGGGCCCGGTTCGTCCTGTCGCTGCCGGCGGGTCGGCCAGCGTGA
- a CDS encoding sensor histidine kinase, whose translation MVWLAALGGVFAFAITASLAYVRNRRISAERIEAMSAETRDLRLYVDRLESMLNTDEQRIIAWTDAGDAQGSRVGARPGARVGVWGVIPESSGVPRAPAQLLAFGSWLEPKSAERLEDHLLRLRASGEAFSLTLETRQQTFVEAVGRTAGASAVLRLSDLTGDRQQQAELGARNTRLAGELATLRALLDAMPAPAWQSDGDGHLTWANAAYAHAVDATDPASAVRGNIDFLDAAAREAIRRDRQPDGTFAARMPIVAAGERRIFEVTDARSLHGSAALAIDVTELDRIRKELRRTEEFHGRTLDQLATAVAIYGADRKLQFYNAAFRALWDLDPAFLDGNPEDGTVLDTLRAGRKLPEQADYRGWRTKMLESYQSLAAREFWWHLPDGRTLRVIANPHPQGGVTYIYENVTERLDLESRYNALIRVQGETLDNLSEAVAVFGSDGRLRLWNPAFGRIWGLADAQLDALPHVNDVVETCAATEDEADAWRQLAGSVTGLMDSRTHLAGRMERRDGMVLDYATVPLPDGGTLVTFVNVTDSVNVERALVEKNEALQQADELKNAFIQHVSYELRSPLTNIIGFAQLLSDPKFGELSDKQSEYADYILSSSSALLAIINDILDLATIDAGIMELDLSEVDVAHTVSAAVEGLKDRLAEANITLRTHVPGDIGTMLADERRLRQVLFNLIANAVRYSDDGGVVDVTCGRREGNIVFTVKDRGCGIPQDMIEAVFNRFVGHDSGARRRGAGLGLSIVKSFVELHGGEVEIESREGAGTTVTCTFPARPEASGRVAAE comes from the coding sequence ATGGTCTGGCTCGCCGCGCTCGGCGGCGTCTTCGCCTTTGCCATCACCGCCTCCCTCGCCTATGTCCGCAACCGTCGCATCTCGGCCGAACGCATCGAGGCCATGTCGGCGGAAACCCGCGACCTTCGCCTCTATGTCGACCGCCTCGAATCCATGCTCAACACGGATGAGCAGCGGATCATCGCCTGGACCGATGCCGGTGACGCGCAAGGCTCCCGGGTCGGCGCCCGCCCGGGCGCGCGCGTCGGTGTCTGGGGCGTGATCCCGGAAAGCTCCGGCGTTCCGCGCGCGCCGGCCCAGCTTCTGGCCTTCGGCAGCTGGCTCGAGCCGAAGTCGGCCGAACGGCTGGAAGACCATCTCCTGCGCCTGCGCGCCAGCGGCGAAGCCTTCAGCCTGACCCTGGAGACCCGGCAGCAGACCTTCGTCGAGGCCGTCGGACGCACCGCCGGTGCATCGGCCGTCCTGCGGCTGAGCGACCTCACAGGCGACCGTCAGCAGCAGGCCGAACTCGGGGCCCGCAACACCCGCCTCGCCGGTGAACTTGCCACGCTGCGCGCGCTGCTGGACGCCATGCCGGCACCTGCCTGGCAAAGCGACGGCGATGGTCATCTCACCTGGGCCAATGCCGCCTATGCCCATGCCGTCGATGCGACCGATCCGGCAAGCGCCGTGCGCGGCAACATCGACTTCCTCGACGCGGCCGCCCGCGAGGCCATCCGTCGCGACCGTCAGCCCGACGGCACCTTCGCCGCCCGGATGCCGATCGTTGCTGCCGGCGAACGCCGCATCTTTGAGGTGACCGATGCCCGCAGCCTCCATGGCAGCGCCGCGCTCGCCATCGACGTCACCGAGCTGGACCGCATCCGCAAGGAGCTGCGCCGGACCGAGGAGTTCCACGGCCGCACCCTTGACCAGCTGGCAACGGCCGTCGCGATCTATGGCGCCGACCGCAAGCTGCAGTTCTACAACGCCGCCTTCCGCGCCCTGTGGGATCTCGACCCGGCCTTCCTCGACGGCAATCCGGAAGACGGGACGGTTCTCGACACGCTGCGTGCCGGCCGCAAGCTCCCGGAGCAGGCCGACTACCGCGGCTGGCGCACCAAGATGCTGGAAAGCTACCAGTCGCTGGCCGCGCGCGAGTTCTGGTGGCACCTGCCGGACGGGCGGACGCTGCGCGTCATCGCGAACCCGCATCCGCAGGGCGGCGTCACCTACATCTACGAGAACGTCACCGAGCGGCTCGATCTCGAAAGCCGCTACAACGCGCTGATCCGGGTGCAGGGCGAAACCCTCGACAACCTCTCCGAGGCCGTGGCGGTGTTCGGCTCCGATGGTCGTCTGCGGCTCTGGAACCCGGCCTTTGGCCGCATCTGGGGTCTGGCGGATGCCCAGCTCGATGCCCTGCCGCATGTCAACGATGTGGTCGAGACCTGCGCCGCGACCGAAGACGAGGCCGACGCCTGGCGCCAGCTTGCCGGTTCGGTCACGGGCCTGATGGACAGCCGGACGCATCTGGCCGGCCGCATGGAGCGGCGGGACGGCATGGTGCTCGACTATGCGACCGTGCCGCTGCCGGATGGCGGCACGCTGGTCACCTTCGTTAACGTTACCGACAGCGTCAATGTCGAGCGCGCGCTGGTGGAAAAGAACGAGGCGCTGCAGCAGGCGGACGAGCTGAAGAACGCCTTCATCCAGCACGTGTCCTACGAGCTCCGGTCGCCGCTGACCAACATCATCGGCTTTGCCCAGCTGCTGTCGGATCCGAAGTTCGGCGAGCTGTCCGACAAGCAGTCGGAGTATGCCGACTACATCCTGTCGTCGTCCTCGGCGCTGCTGGCCATCATCAACGACATTCTCGACCTCGCCACGATCGACGCCGGCATCATGGAACTGGATCTCAGCGAGGTCGACGTGGCCCATACCGTGTCGGCGGCAGTAGAAGGCCTGAAGGACCGCCTGGCCGAGGCCAACATCACGCTGCGCACCCATGTGCCGGGCGACATCGGCACCATGCTCGCCGATGAACGCCGCCTGCGTCAGGTGCTCTTCAACCTCATCGCCAACGCGGTGCGCTACTCCGATGACGGCGGCGTGGTCGACGTAACCTGCGGTCGACGCGAGGGCAACATCGTCTTCACGGTGAAGGATCGTGGCTGCGGCATCCCGCAGGACATGATAGAGGCGGTGTTCAACCGTTTCGTCGGCCATGATTCCGGAGCGCGCCGCCGTGGTGCCGGTCTCGGCCTCTCGATCGTGAAGAGCTTCGTCGAGCTGCACGGGGGAGAGGTGGAGATCGAATCGCGCGAGGGCGCCGGGACCACGGTCACCTGCACCTTCCCGGCCCGGCCGGAAGCGAGCGGCCGCGTCGCCGCCGAATAA
- a CDS encoding PTS sugar transporter subunit IIA, with translation MIGLVLVTHGRLAEEFKAALEHVVGPQTQIATICIGPEDNMEQRRQDILAAVEAVNTGAGVVLLTDMFGGTPSNLAISVMDGKTIEVVAGVNLPLLIKLASLRADRSLPEAVDEARKAGQKYISVASQVLSGQV, from the coding sequence ATGATCGGACTCGTACTCGTGACGCACGGCCGGCTGGCCGAGGAATTCAAGGCGGCGCTGGAACACGTGGTCGGACCGCAGACGCAGATCGCCACGATCTGCATCGGGCCCGAAGACAACATGGAGCAGCGGCGCCAGGACATCCTCGCCGCCGTGGAGGCCGTCAACACCGGCGCCGGCGTGGTCCTTCTGACCGACATGTTCGGCGGAACCCCGTCGAATCTCGCCATTTCGGTCATGGACGGCAAGACCATCGAGGTGGTCGCCGGCGTCAACCTGCCGCTGCTGATCAAGCTCGCCAGCCTGCGGGCCGACCGCAGCCTTCCCGAAGCAGTGGACGAAGCGCGCAAAGCCGGGCAAAAATACATTTCCGTCGCCAGCCAGGTGCTTTCCGGCCAGGTGTGA
- a CDS encoding serine/threonine protein kinase: MTDTRLTSPDGPCHHATAVILGRFGLLLRGPSGAGKSSLALHLLGEAERNGHFAALVGDDRVHLSVGAAGLVAEGARGLEGRIELRGHGLIRRIRETQALIHLVIDLRPIGEIERLPDDAACAVPFGPVQLPCQAVPEADLPRQLLLVRHALLRLAGEGACPL; the protein is encoded by the coding sequence GTGACCGACACCCGGCTGACCTCGCCCGACGGGCCCTGCCACCACGCGACGGCCGTGATCCTCGGTCGCTTCGGCCTGCTGCTGCGCGGCCCGTCCGGCGCGGGCAAGTCGAGCCTTGCCCTTCACCTGCTGGGTGAGGCGGAACGCAACGGCCATTTCGCGGCGCTCGTCGGCGATGACCGCGTGCATCTGTCGGTCGGTGCGGCCGGACTGGTCGCGGAAGGGGCGCGCGGCCTGGAGGGACGCATCGAGCTGCGCGGCCACGGCCTCATCCGCCGCATCCGCGAGACGCAGGCGCTGATCCATCTCGTCATCGACCTGCGGCCCATCGGCGAGATCGAGCGGCTGCCGGACGACGCGGCCTGTGCGGTGCCCTTCGGGCCGGTGCAGCTGCCCTGTCAGGCGGTGCCGGAGGCGGACCTGCCCCGCCAGCTTCTGCTTGTCCGGCACGCCCTGTTGCGTCTCGCCGGCGAGGGGGCCTGCCCGCTGTAG
- the ahcY gene encoding adenosylhomocysteinase, with protein sequence MTDYIVKDIKLADWGRTEIEIAETEMPGLMACRAEFGAAKPLKGARIAGSLHMTIQTAVLIETLVALGAEVRWASCNIFSTQDQAAAAIAAAGIPVFAIKGETLEEYWDYADRIFDFPEGANMILDDGGDATLYILLGARVEAGETDLIEHPKSEEEEYLFAQIKKRMAKNPGWFTKQRDLIQGVTEETTTGVLRLYEMQKKGQLPFPAINVNDSVTKSKFDNRYGCRESLVDGIRRGTDVMMSGKVAVVCGYGDVGKGSAQSLAGSGARVIVTEIDPICALQAAMDGFEVKTLEQVASSADIFVTATGNKDIITLDHMRQMKDMAIVCNIGHFDNEIQVAALKNFQWRPVKDQVDMVVFPDGKRMILLSQGRLVNLGNATGHPSFVMSASFTNQVLAQIELFTRGNQYKNEVYVLPKHLDEKVARLHLEKLGVTLTELSDDQAQYLGIAKAGPFKSEHYKY encoded by the coding sequence ATGACCGATTACATCGTCAAGGACATCAAGCTCGCCGACTGGGGCCGCACCGAGATCGAGATCGCCGAGACCGAGATGCCGGGCCTGATGGCCTGCCGCGCCGAGTTCGGCGCCGCAAAGCCGCTGAAGGGCGCGCGCATCGCCGGTTCGCTGCACATGACCATCCAGACGGCCGTGCTGATCGAGACCCTCGTCGCCCTCGGCGCCGAAGTCCGCTGGGCGTCCTGCAACATCTTCTCGACCCAGGACCAGGCCGCTGCCGCCATCGCGGCTGCCGGCATCCCGGTCTTTGCCATCAAGGGCGAGACCCTTGAGGAATACTGGGACTATGCCGACCGCATCTTCGACTTCCCCGAAGGTGCCAACATGATCCTCGACGACGGCGGTGACGCCACGCTCTACATTCTGCTCGGCGCCCGCGTCGAGGCCGGCGAGACCGACCTGATCGAGCACCCGAAGTCGGAAGAGGAAGAATACCTCTTTGCCCAGATCAAGAAGCGCATGGCCAAGAACCCGGGCTGGTTCACCAAGCAGCGCGACCTCATCCAGGGCGTGACCGAAGAGACCACCACCGGCGTGCTGCGTCTCTACGAAATGCAGAAGAAGGGCCAGCTGCCGTTCCCGGCGATCAACGTCAACGACAGCGTCACCAAGTCCAAGTTCGACAACCGTTATGGCTGCCGCGAGTCGCTCGTTGACGGCATCCGCCGCGGCACCGACGTCATGATGTCGGGCAAGGTCGCCGTGGTCTGCGGTTACGGTGATGTGGGCAAGGGCTCGGCCCAGTCGCTCGCCGGCTCCGGCGCCCGCGTCATCGTCACGGAAATCGACCCGATCTGCGCCCTGCAGGCGGCGATGGACGGCTTCGAGGTGAAGACGCTCGAGCAGGTTGCCTCCTCGGCCGACATCTTCGTCACCGCGACCGGCAACAAGGACATCATCACCCTCGACCACATGCGGCAGATGAAGGACATGGCCATCGTCTGCAACATCGGTCACTTCGACAACGAGATCCAGGTCGCGGCGCTGAAGAACTTCCAGTGGCGTCCGGTCAAGGACCAGGTCGACATGGTCGTGTTCCCGGACGGCAAGCGCATGATCCTGCTCTCGCAGGGCCGCCTCGTGAACCTCGGCAATGCCACCGGTCACCCGAGCTTCGTCATGTCCGCGAGCTTCACCAACCAGGTGCTGGCGCAGATCGAGCTCTTCACCCGCGGCAACCAGTACAAGAACGAGGTCTACGTCCTGCCGAAGCACCTCGACGAGAAGGTCGCGCGCCTGCATCTCGAGAAGCTCGGCGTCACGTTAACCGAACTGTCCGACGACCAGGCCCAATACCTGGGGATTGCGAAGGCCGGTCCGTTCAAGTCGGAACACTACAAGTACTGA
- a CDS encoding HPr family phosphocarrier protein has product MMRLEQDLAIVNKRGLHARASAKLVKLVETFTSEVHVSKDGQTVGGNSIMGLMMLAAAPGCCIHVVVEGNDAEAAMSAIAALVADRFGEED; this is encoded by the coding sequence ATGATGCGACTTGAACAGGACCTTGCCATCGTCAACAAGCGTGGCCTCCACGCCCGTGCCTCCGCCAAGCTGGTCAAGCTGGTCGAAACCTTCACCTCCGAGGTGCATGTGTCCAAGGACGGGCAGACCGTCGGCGGCAACTCGATCATGGGGCTGATGATGCTTGCCGCCGCGCCGGGCTGCTGCATCCATGTGGTGGTCGAAGGCAATGACGCCGAGGCGGCAATGTCCGCCATCGCGGCCCTGGTCGCCGACCGGTTCGGCGAGGAAGACTGA
- the tsaE gene encoding tRNA (adenosine(37)-N6)-threonylcarbamoyltransferase complex ATPase subunit type 1 TsaE: MAPASATFLLSLDLADEAATLRLADDLAALLSAGDLITLSGDLGAGKSTFARALLRAFAADPALEVPSPTFTLVQTYDLPRLTVSHLDLYRLDEPEEVLELGLDDLVATGAALVEWPEKAAGLLPRGALSLRFEPGQTDDGRRVIFSVADPAHAGRWGERLERTIAIRALMARAGFGFAARRYLIGDAAARTYERLHFDDRTAIVMNAPPLYTLAGPGETPSYGEIVHRARTVTPFLALTEELRRRGYAAPQIHAADEARCLIVLEDLGSDTLVRDRAPIQERYEAAALLLADMHATAPWSETLPLPDGGSYTIPAYSRRALLTEADLFLDWYVPWRAGVPVSPDFVSADLRAEYHALWNRALDDIAHAETGWVLRDYHSPNIIWREHRSGFDRLGLIDYQDCVLGPLAYDVSSLALDARVDMSVALERHLVEVYVAARRAVTPDFDADAFHAAYAVTAAQRVAKILGLFIRLNLREGKPGYMAHLPRMAGYLDRALAHPVLDGLRTWFHRRIGT; this comes from the coding sequence ATGGCGCCTGCCTCCGCCACCTTTCTCCTGTCCCTCGATCTTGCCGATGAAGCCGCGACCCTGCGCCTGGCGGATGACCTTGCCGCCCTCCTGTCTGCCGGCGACCTGATCACGCTCTCCGGTGATCTCGGGGCCGGCAAGTCGACCTTTGCCCGGGCGCTGCTCCGGGCCTTTGCCGCCGATCCTGCGCTCGAGGTTCCAAGCCCGACCTTCACGCTGGTCCAGACCTATGACCTGCCGCGCCTGACCGTCTCCCATCTCGATCTCTACCGTCTGGACGAGCCGGAGGAGGTGCTGGAACTGGGGCTCGACGATCTTGTGGCGACAGGTGCCGCGCTGGTCGAATGGCCGGAGAAGGCAGCCGGGCTGCTGCCGCGCGGTGCGCTCAGCCTGCGCTTCGAGCCGGGGCAGACGGACGACGGCCGGCGCGTCATCTTCTCCGTTGCCGATCCCGCGCACGCCGGGCGCTGGGGGGAACGGCTGGAGCGCACCATTGCGATCCGCGCGCTGATGGCCCGCGCCGGCTTCGGCTTCGCCGCGCGGCGCTACCTGATCGGCGACGCAGCGGCGCGCACCTACGAGCGCCTGCATTTCGACGACCGGACGGCGATCGTCATGAATGCACCGCCGCTCTACACGCTGGCCGGGCCGGGCGAGACGCCGAGCTACGGCGAGATCGTGCATCGTGCACGTACGGTGACGCCGTTCCTGGCGCTGACCGAGGAGCTGCGCCGGCGTGGCTATGCGGCACCGCAGATCCACGCCGCCGATGAGGCGCGCTGCCTCATCGTGCTGGAAGACCTCGGCTCCGACACCCTGGTGCGAGACCGCGCGCCGATCCAGGAGCGCTACGAGGCGGCTGCGCTGCTGCTGGCCGACATGCATGCGACGGCGCCCTGGTCCGAGACGCTGCCCTTGCCCGATGGCGGCAGCTACACGATCCCGGCCTATTCCCGTCGCGCCCTCTTGACCGAAGCGGACCTGTTCCTCGACTGGTACGTGCCGTGGCGCGCCGGCGTGCCCGTGTCGCCCGATTTCGTGTCCGCCGATCTGCGGGCGGAGTATCACGCGCTCTGGAACCGGGCGCTGGACGACATTGCCCATGCGGAGACCGGCTGGGTGCTGCGCGACTATCATTCGCCCAACATCATCTGGCGCGAGCACCGCAGCGGGTTCGACCGGCTCGGCCTGATCGATTACCAGGACTGCGTGCTGGGCCCGCTGGCCTATGACGTGTCCTCGCTGGCGCTGGATGCCCGTGTCGACATGAGCGTCGCGCTGGAGCGGCATCTGGTCGAGGTCTATGTGGCCGCGCGGCGGGCGGTGACGCCGGACTTCGATGCCGACGCCTTCCATGCGGCCTATGCGGTGACGGCCGCGCAGCGGGTCGCCAAGATCCTCGGCCTGTTCATCCGCCTCAATCTGCGGGAAGGCAAGCCGGGCTACATGGCGCATCTGCCGCGCATGGCGGGCTATCTCGACCGTGCGCTGGCCCATCCGGTTCTCGACGGCCTGCGGACCTGGTTTCACCGACGCATCGGCACCTGA
- a CDS encoding response regulator transcription factor, protein MPTIALVDDDRNILTSVSIALESEGYRVQTYTDGASALDGLLTDPPTLAIFDIKMPRMDGMELLRRLRQTSDMPVIFLTSKDDEIDELFGLKMGADDFIRKPFSQRLLVERVRAVLRRVSPRDASAPREDADKLLERGLLVMDQERHTCTWNGKPVTLTVTEFLILSALAQRPGVVKSRNALMDAAYDDQVYVDDRTIDSHIKRLRKKFKMVDDDFDMIETLYGVGYRFREV, encoded by the coding sequence ATGCCGACGATTGCCTTGGTCGACGATGACCGAAACATTCTCACTTCGGTGTCCATTGCACTGGAGTCCGAGGGCTACCGCGTCCAGACCTATACGGACGGCGCCTCGGCGCTGGACGGCCTGCTGACCGATCCGCCCACGCTGGCCATCTTCGACATCAAGATGCCCCGCATGGACGGCATGGAGCTCCTGCGCCGCCTGCGCCAGACCTCCGACATGCCGGTGATCTTCCTGACGTCGAAGGACGACGAGATCGACGAGCTGTTCGGCCTCAAGATGGGCGCGGACGATTTCATCCGGAAGCCGTTCTCCCAGCGCCTGCTGGTCGAGCGCGTGCGCGCCGTGCTGCGCCGCGTCTCGCCGCGGGATGCCTCCGCGCCGCGCGAGGATGCGGACAAGCTGCTGGAGCGCGGCCTCCTTGTCATGGACCAGGAGCGCCATACCTGCACCTGGAACGGCAAGCCGGTGACCCTGACCGTCACGGAGTTCCTGATCCTGTCGGCGCTGGCCCAGCGTCCGGGGGTCGTCAAGAGCCGCAACGCGCTGATGGACGCGGCCTATGACGATCAGGTCTATGTTGACGACCGCACCATCGACAGCCACATCAAGCGTCTGCGCAAGAAGTTCAAGATGGTGGACGACGACTTCGACATGATCGAGACGCTCTATGGCGTCGGCTACCGCTTCCGCGAAGTGTGA